Part of the Caulifigura coniformis genome, CGCCCTTGTGGGCCTGGTGTTCGGCGCGGGGGCCGCCTGGTTTGGCTGGAAGCGTCTGTTGTCGGCGGGAAAAACGTTCGGCCGGTCGAAAGCCGAAGCGGTCGAAACCATGCGCTGGATCAAGGAGTCTCTTCGGCCCACCGAGCCGGACCCGGTTCCCGGTCCCGCGTCGCGATTCTGAATTGGAATTTTCAAAGCACTACCTCAGGAGTTCATGAAATGGCGCAGGCAGCAACATCCACTCAGCGACGGGAAGGGGGAAGCCAGGAAGTGGTGGCGAAACCCGCTGAAGACATCGTTCAGTACCTCACCGCCTATGCGAAACAGAAGCCGGACGTCGCCGCTCTGTGGTGTTTCGGGATCGGTTTCGTCCTCGGGTGGAAGCTCAAGCCGTGGTAGGATGCACCCTCATGCCTGCACGCGTGGGGAGAATCAATTGAGATCCTGCGAGCACCGCGTATGAACCGCACAGGGCGGGCGCACGCGGTGCCGCATTTTTTGTTGCCGTTGCACCATGCGATCTCGATTGATCAATAACGGCCGCGTCCTGTGGAAGACGTACGAGCGCTGGCAGGAGGACGACGGACCGCTCATGTCGGCCGCCGTCGCCTACTATCTCGGACTTTCGATCTTCCCCCTGCTCGTCACGCTGATTTCCGGCGTCGGTCTCGTCCTGACCTATACCCGGTTCGGCCAGGACGCCGAACAGCAGGTTCTCAGGTTGATTGCGGAGCAGGCGTCGCCCGCTCTCGAGGCCCAGGTGCGGACGATTCTGGAGCAGGTCCGCAATCGCTCCGACATCGGCGGGTCGCTGGGCCTGATCGGCATTCTGATCGCCGCCATCGCTGGCTTTACCCAGTTCGAGCGGGCTCTCGATCACATCTGGAACGTCGAGCCGCCGAAGGACAAAGGCATTTTCGCCGCTGTCTGGCATACGGTGATCGAGCGTGGCGTCGCCTTCCTCATGCTCCTCGCCAGCGGACTGCTCGTGATCGCCGTGTTCATTGCCAACATGGTCATCGGCGGACTCGAGGAGTTCCTCCGCCACCAGGTTGGCATCCCTTCTCTGCCCGGGGCGCAGATCCGTTTCGCGACTTCGCTGACGATCAACACGTCGATCTTCACCCTCCTGTTCCGGCTCCTGACCCCAGTGCGGGTGACCTGGCGGGACGCCCTGCGGGCGGGCCTGTTCACTGCCGCCGGTTGGGAACTCGGGCGGGTGCTGCTCGGCGCCCT contains:
- a CDS encoding YihY/virulence factor BrkB family protein gives rise to the protein MRSRLINNGRVLWKTYERWQEDDGPLMSAAVAYYLGLSIFPLLVTLISGVGLVLTYTRFGQDAEQQVLRLIAEQASPALEAQVRTILEQVRNRSDIGGSLGLIGILIAAIAGFTQFERALDHIWNVEPPKDKGIFAAVWHTVIERGVAFLMLLASGLLVIAVFIANMVIGGLEEFLRHQVGIPSLPGAQIRFATSLTINTSIFTLLFRLLTPVRVTWRDALRAGLFTAAGWELGRVLLGALVIGTKYTDAYGLIGSFLAVLLWCYYAIAFVFLGAEYLKVTMAPQAALEPQDDAPLSAGVWPPPVETVDRTTEERPHPMLEGSRHPSQADLASSQTRD